A genomic region of Mycobacterium senriense contains the following coding sequences:
- a CDS encoding DUF3017 domain-containing protein, which translates to MTARTVLRAQWPILLVGLIFAAALALVGANFWRRGSLLIGIGVGVAALLRLVLSEDRAGLLVVRGKGIDFVTTATVGAAMFYIAWTIDPLGTR; encoded by the coding sequence ATGACCGCGCGCACCGTGCTGCGGGCCCAGTGGCCAATTCTGTTGGTGGGACTGATCTTTGCGGCGGCGTTGGCCTTGGTCGGGGCCAACTTCTGGCGGCGCGGTTCGTTGTTGATCGGTATCGGTGTTGGTGTGGCGGCGCTGCTGCGGCTGGTGTTGTCCGAGGACCGGGCCGGGCTTCTGGTGGTGCGCGGCAAGGGAATCGACTTCGTGACCACCGCGACGGTCGGGGCGGCGATGTTCTATATCGCGTGGACGATCGACCCGCTGGGCACTCGCTAG
- a CDS encoding NADH:flavin oxidoreductase, with the protein MSIPPDVFSPAKLGPITLRNRTIKSATFEARTPDALVTDDLIEYHRLPAAGGVGMTTVAYCAVSPGGRTEGNGIWMRPEAVPGFRRLTDAIHAEGAAVSAQIGHAGPVANAKSNKAKALAPVRFFNPIGMRFAKKATRDDIDDVIAGHANAARLAIEAGFDAVEIHLGHNYLASSFLSPLINRRDDEFGGSLQNRAKVARGMVMAVRRAVEKEGTPIAVTAKLNMADGVRGGISTEESLTTAKWLEEDGGLDAIELTAGSSLVNPMYLFRGNAPLKEFAGAFKPPLSWGMRMTGKKFLREYPYREAYLLRDAKLFRNELKMPLILLGGITNRETMDLAMAEGFEFVAMARALLAEPDLINRIAADGAQHQVHSACTHCNQCMPTIYTRTHCVVTGAPDVAGARS; encoded by the coding sequence ATGTCTATCCCTCCGGACGTGTTCAGCCCCGCGAAGCTCGGTCCGATAACGCTGCGCAACCGCACCATCAAGTCCGCCACCTTCGAGGCGCGCACGCCCGATGCGCTGGTGACCGACGACCTCATCGAATACCACCGCCTGCCGGCCGCCGGTGGGGTGGGCATGACGACCGTCGCCTACTGCGCGGTCTCCCCCGGCGGCCGCACCGAGGGCAACGGGATCTGGATGCGACCCGAGGCCGTGCCCGGCTTCCGCCGGCTCACCGACGCGATCCACGCCGAGGGCGCCGCGGTCAGCGCGCAGATCGGCCACGCCGGCCCGGTGGCCAACGCCAAGTCCAACAAGGCGAAGGCGCTGGCGCCGGTCCGGTTCTTCAACCCGATCGGGATGCGGTTCGCCAAGAAGGCGACCCGTGACGACATCGACGATGTGATCGCCGGGCACGCCAACGCCGCCCGGCTGGCCATCGAGGCCGGCTTCGACGCCGTCGAAATCCATTTGGGCCACAACTACTTGGCGAGTTCGTTCCTGTCCCCGCTGATCAACCGCCGCGACGACGAGTTCGGTGGATCGCTGCAGAATCGGGCGAAGGTGGCCCGCGGCATGGTGATGGCCGTCCGGCGCGCGGTGGAAAAAGAGGGCACCCCCATCGCGGTGACCGCCAAGCTGAACATGGCCGACGGGGTACGCGGCGGGATCAGCACGGAGGAATCGCTGACCACCGCCAAGTGGCTGGAGGAGGACGGCGGGCTGGACGCGATCGAACTCACCGCGGGCAGCTCGCTGGTCAACCCGATGTACCTGTTCCGCGGCAACGCGCCGCTCAAGGAGTTCGCCGGGGCGTTCAAGCCACCGCTGAGCTGGGGCATGCGCATGACGGGCAAGAAGTTCTTGCGTGAGTACCCCTACCGCGAGGCCTATCTGTTGCGCGACGCCAAGCTGTTCCGCAACGAGTTGAAGATGCCGCTGATCCTGCTCGGCGGGATCACCAACCGGGAGACGATGGACCTGGCGATGGCGGAGGGATTCGAGTTCGTCGCGATGGCCAGGGCGCTGCTGGCCGAGCCGGACCTGATCAACCGGATCGCCGCTGATGGTGCCCAGCACCAGGTGCATTCGGCGTGCACGCACTGCAATCAGTGCATGCCGACGATCTACACCCGAACGCACTGCGTGGTGACCGGCGCGCCGGACGTCGCGGGCGCTCGAAGCTAA
- a CDS encoding DUF732 domain-containing protein, with the protein MKAFARTHQWIWVFRHQPFTIRLLATAAGLLTVASAFAAPAEANGNGDDFIDALNHAGIDFGEPGNAMSVGESVCPMLAQPGGNFAAVASSVAGRGMSPTMARMFTTIAIQTYCPEEMANIANGNLSGAMPPGMAGQIPGMGGQVPGMPGQIPGMAGQIPGMAGQVPGMPGQIPALPRY; encoded by the coding sequence GTGAAGGCATTTGCACGAACTCATCAATGGATCTGGGTTTTCCGCCATCAGCCCTTCACCATTCGCCTGCTGGCCACCGCCGCCGGCCTGCTGACCGTCGCCTCGGCGTTCGCGGCGCCGGCCGAAGCGAACGGGAACGGCGACGACTTCATCGATGCGCTCAACCACGCCGGCATCGATTTCGGCGAGCCCGGCAACGCGATGTCCGTCGGCGAGTCGGTGTGCCCGATGCTGGCGCAGCCGGGCGGCAACTTCGCCGCCGTCGCATCCAGCGTCGCCGGCCGGGGTATGTCACCCACGATGGCGCGCATGTTCACCACGATCGCGATCCAGACGTACTGCCCCGAGGAGATGGCGAACATCGCCAACGGCAACCTGTCCGGCGCCATGCCCCCGGGCATGGCGGGACAGATCCCGGGCATGGGGGGTCAGGTTCCGGGCATGCCCGGACAGATCCCCGGGATGGCGGGCCAAATCCCGGGGATGGCCGGCCAGGTCCCGGGCATGCCGGGGCAGATTCCGGCGCTGCCGAGGTACTAG
- a CDS encoding bifunctional methylenetetrahydrofolate dehydrogenase/methenyltetrahydrofolate cyclohydrolase has translation MGAITLDGKATRDEIFVDLEQRVAALTAAGRTPGLGTILVGDDPGSQAYVRGKHADCAKVGITSIRRDLPADISTATLNETIDELNANPECTGYIVQLPLPKQLDENAALERVDPDKDADGLHPTNLGRLVLMDPAPLPCTPRGIVHLLRRYDVEIAGAHVVVIGRGVTVGRPLGLLLTRRSENATVTLCHTGTRDLPALTRQADIIVAGVGVPHLLTADMVRPGAAIIDVGVSRVDGKLTGDVHPDVWEVAGHVSPNPGGVGPLTRAFLLTNVVELAERQ, from the coding sequence GTGGGAGCAATCACGCTGGACGGCAAGGCCACCCGCGACGAGATCTTCGTCGACCTCGAACAGCGGGTGGCCGCGTTGACCGCCGCGGGCCGCACCCCGGGACTGGGCACCATCCTGGTGGGCGATGACCCCGGCTCGCAGGCATACGTGCGCGGCAAGCACGCGGACTGCGCCAAGGTCGGCATCACCTCGATCCGCCGCGACCTGCCCGCCGACATCAGCACCGCCACGCTCAACGAGACCATCGACGAGCTCAACGCCAACCCCGAGTGCACCGGCTACATCGTGCAGTTGCCGCTGCCAAAGCAGTTGGACGAGAACGCGGCGCTGGAGCGGGTGGACCCGGACAAGGACGCCGACGGGCTGCACCCGACCAACCTGGGCCGGCTGGTGCTGATGGACCCGGCCCCGCTGCCGTGCACGCCGCGCGGCATCGTGCATCTGCTGCGGCGCTACGACGTCGAGATCGCCGGGGCGCACGTGGTCGTCATCGGCCGCGGCGTCACCGTCGGCCGCCCGTTGGGGCTGCTGCTGACCCGCCGCTCCGAGAACGCCACGGTGACGTTGTGCCACACCGGAACTCGCGACCTGCCGGCGCTGACCAGACAGGCCGACATCATCGTCGCCGGGGTGGGGGTGCCGCATCTGCTGACCGCCGACATGGTGCGCCCCGGTGCCGCAATCATCGACGTCGGCGTCAGCCGGGTGGACGGCAAGCTCACCGGCGACGTGCACCCCGACGTGTGGGAGGTGGCCGGCCACGTGTCGCCGAACCCCGGCGGCGTGGGACCGCTGACCCGCGCGTTCCTGCTGACCAACGTCGTCGAGCTGGCCGAGCGGCAATGA